In Theileria equi strain WA chromosome 4 map unlocalized gcontig_1105316255033, whole genome shotgun sequence, the following are encoded in one genomic region:
- a CDS encoding conserved hypothetical protein (encoded by transcript BEWA_015510A), producing MALTDFSVCFILVILVPYFFIDETSIYVKCKNINFNRRGKDIFAVSSKCAPLYGDSLQNLSFLSSNLASSGLVRNFHEIKMSSNSEDAESVKDLVERSNARAGIGGDKVDEDKPRKSNSPDVRVYAPRIISKKVKSRYKFRPTRMQGIKLHDESSFNTVSMMKINGGSIRGRKLCCPPVYIRPMMSRVKGALFSSLQHIGMFSPDRECSVIDLFCGTGSVGLEALSYGATNCTFVDISMECCKATSINAGHCGFKDKSRVLRADAMESITSPWLHSINQKFDLLIACPPYQEVIYSELIEKIANSTILNKNAAVVIEYPKEINFLPQNVGDGKLLGIKNRRYGRTILAVYLYTPSENRMELVESAAKEFVPTTYSRKRLKIEGFIKKRGEEDPFIM from the exons ATGGCTCTCACGGATTTCTCCGTGTGTTTTATTCTGGTAATTCTTGTACCATATTTCTTCATAGATGAGACTAGTATTTATGTAAAGtgcaaaaatataaactttaATAGACGAGGGAAAGATATTTTTGCAGTTTCTTCAAAATGTGCGCCCCTTTACGGAGATTCTTTGCAGAATCTCTCATTCCTAAGTTCAAACTTGGCAAGTTCCGGACTTGTACGCAATTTCCACGAAATTAAGATGTCTTCCAATTCAGAGGATGCTGAATCTGTGAAGGATCTTGTGGAGCGCAGCAACGCCAGGGCTGGCATAGGAGGAGACAAAGTCGATGAAGACAAACCCAG AAAATCCAACTCTCCGGATGTAAGAGTCTACGCGCCAAGAATAATCTCCAAAAAAGTCAAGAGCAGATACAAATTCAGACCAACAA GAATGCAAGGAATAAAACTGCATGATGAATCGTCATTCAACACAGTTTcaatgatgaagataaatGGAGGTTCTATACGGGGTCGAAAACTCTGTTGTCCACCCGTATACATCCGTCCCATGATGTCTAGG GTAAAAGGCGCTTTATTCTCATCCCTTCAACATATTGGCATGTTCTCTCCGGATCGAGAGTGCAG TGTAATTGATCTGTTTTGTGGCACTGGCTCTGTAGGATTAGAGGCTCTCTCCTATGGAGCAACCAACTGCACTTTTGTAGACATATCAATGGAATGTTGCAAG GCCACTTCAATAAATGCTGGACACTGTGGTTTCAAGGACAAGTCTAGGGTATTAAGAGCGGATGCAATG GAATCAATAACATCACCGTGGTTACACTCAATTAACCAAAAGTTTGATCTCCTCATAGCTTGTCCACCATACCAAGAGGTCATATACTCTGAATTAATAGAG AAGATCGCAAACAGTACTATTTTAAATAAGAATGCCGCCGTAGTAATAGAATATCCCAAAGAAATCAACTTCTTACCACAG AATGTTGGAGACGGAAAACTTCTAGGGATAAAAAATCGCAGATATGGACGCACGATCCTTGCAGTTTATCTCTATACTCCCTCAGAAAATCGCATGGAACTTGTAGAGTCCGCAGCGAAGGAGTTCGTACCAACAACATACAGCAGGAAGAGACTCAAAATAGAAGGATTCATCAAAAAGAGAGGGGAGGAAGAcccatttataatgtag
- a CDS encoding hypothetical protein (encoded by transcript BEWA_015540A), protein MDSATNSIFNSVRNCPCISRYDKGEVDVDNDDYFDVYNANKDEERLKDDWRWLSIRCERRLNEKLTSCLSNRLHRLPSAYKESTATPEDFASFVPRIIREYACSIDEQVLESGTFQIQATSPLTQIRTSIVPSVDLTPIFEGYAPVVFCDVSGFTSLAEAVEDSGDPDAAATLGKCLNEFFDPLISIIYHWGGDIMKFSGDAVLAVWKGHDLSNEQMSLLALKCCHELHKVLHEFPSGIDGRTLSMHIGASFGKISIFNVGGVMNHWEYVISGIPLREIAIAEPLAESGETVISASILKCAETEVEVTPIDGNTEYYVLKSVKPLSNVLGMNYGEFVYANEHDLNRSRYTTFCMTESISNDELTPKTNMHSDISGESTHTTLQDMRTLSYMDYGADLDVRTSHVPIFGRYMPEYIYNRLISGYNIFHNEMRNLTTIFVSVTNFDISSLNGRDVAQQIMVVCQKATYAVEGVVNKLLVDDKGLMILIFMGFPPYYHVDDPVRSVFVAFKIASSCKRLGLDVGIGISTGRVWCGTLGNDLRKEYTALGDHVNLSCRLMSMGIKRSYEAAKNDSENVKKFTHPIFVDENTYLIAQSSLGFEYVDRIKLKGKDKLVNIYTPTGKVVRGKERLKSPLESWKSWKMYKEVSDKLDQYELLRYGGIMTIFGNEGSEMQAYLKRKLDPYIPTISVSTIRDSEISIATDSKTIWKSLCTELVDKWASSEHRRKMLTLHNRQYYKSHNCVSKKGVTALVKELLDPSLHWNMGVISHLIDGLESESTIALIKGLSNKYKRASRLSSTLKNILGMHENADSEMEATFDDSKTSSFSDAEIALLERSLLDEPISPFILSMIQGFLMHEKLCIILNMQRGTSVEYTIDDESWNIVLDLARLATDVRKQVEANCGSTMPIIFILIAPNAYFLRAKDLLEIAKERNSVVKMKRLNKEETGELISHCLNVADIPDELVEHIYTNTSGMPQFVCKSVQRLLDEGHIKISTENQDASMEWSPEYLIYSEPVKASVSVNLENVTFIDEMRSFAMTKIDRLQPNELFIAKVANMLPEPFSAKNLLGRNPKMLDDAVFIQIVESLLNYEVLEIDGSENMDVSLHTKLSIDSSVQFKIANMAIKSVISERILEDERTWIKEHFV, encoded by the coding sequence ATGGATTCAGCAACCAATTCTATCTTCAATTCCGTGCGGAACTGCCCCTGCATCTCAAGGTATGATAAGGGAGAAGTAGACGTGGATAATGACGACTATTTTGATGTTTACAACGCTAATAAGGATGAGGAAAGGTTAAAGGATGACTGGCGGTGGTTAAGTATTCGATGTGAACGAAGGTTGAATGAAAAACTTACTTCTTGCCTCTCGAATAGACTTCATAGACTCCCTTCAGCATATAAAGAGAGTACAGCAACACCAGAGGACTTTGCTAGTTTTGTTCCTCGGATTATTAGGGAATATGCTTGCTCCATTGACGAACAGGTGCTGGAATCTGGCACCTTTCAAATCCAAGCTACATCGCCATTGACACAGATACGAACATCAATAGTACCCTCCGTGGACTTGACACCAATATTCGAAGGGTATGCACCAGTCGTATTCTGTGACGTTAGTGGATTCACTTCTCTGGCCGAAGCTGTTGAAGACTCTGGAGATCCAGATGCCGCTGCCACTTTGGGTAAATGTCTGAATGAATTTTTTGATCCACTCATTAGCATAATATATCACTGGGGAGGCGATATAATGAAGTTCTCCGGAGATGCAGTCTTAGCGGTATGGAAAGGACACGACTTGTCAAACGAACAAATGTCTCTTCtagcattaaaatgttgTCACGAACTGCACAAAGTATTACATGAGTTCCCATCTGGGATTGATGGAAGAACATTATCGATGCATATCGGAGCATCCTTTGGAAAAATATCAATTTTTAACGTTGGAGGTGTGATGAACCACTGGGAATATGTAATATCCGGCATACCTCTAAGGGAAATTGCAATCGCAGAACCTCTGGCTGAATCTGGAGAAACTGTCATTTCAGCTtctattttaaaatgtgcaGAAACAGAAGTGGAAGTTACACCAATAGATGGTAATACGGAGTATTATGTACTCAAATCCGTGAAGCCACTATCAAATGTATTAGGTATGAATTACGGAGAATTTGTATATGCTAATGAACATGATCTCAATCGTTCAAGGTATACAACATTTTGTATGACAGAATCGATATCTAATGACGAATTAACACCAAAAACAAACATGCACAGTGATATTTCTGGAGAATCAACTCATACCACTCTGCAAGATATGCGTACTTTATCATATATGGATTACGGTGCAGATTTGGATGTCAGGACCAGTCACGTTCCTATATTTGGAAGATATATGCCAGAATATATCTATAATAGGCTTATTTCGGGCTATAATATCTTTCATAATGAAATGCGCAACCTTACAACAATTTTTGTATCCGTAACCAACTTTGATATTTCATCACTAAATGGAAGAGATGTGGCACAGCAAATCATGGTAGTATGTCAAAAGGCTACATATGCTGTTGAAGGTGTTGTAAATAAGCTTCTAGTGGATGACAAAGGTCTAATGATCCTTATTTTCATGGGATTCCCTCCATATTACCATGTTGATGATCCCGTTCGCTCTGTTTTCGTGGCATTCAAAATAGCAAGTAGTTGTAAAAGATTAGGTCTTGATGTGGGCATTGGAATATCAACCGGAAGGGTGTGGTGTGGAACTCTGGGCAATGATTTGCGCAAAGAATATACTGCACTTGGAGATCATGTTAATCTCTCTTGCAGATTAATGAGCATGGGAATCAAACGTTCATATGAGGCAGCTAAAAACGATAGTGAAAACGTCAAAAAGTTCACACATCCGATATTTGTAGATGAAAACACTTACTTAATAGCTCAGAGCTCCCTAGGGTTTGAATACGTCGATCGTATAAAGTTGAAGGGTAAAGACAAACTAGTGAATATTTACACACCAACTGGGAAAGTAGTTCGAGGAAAAGAGAGACTTAAATCTCCCCTGGAAAGTTGGAAGAGttggaaaatgtataaGGAGGTTAGTGACAAACTAGACCAATATGAATTATTACGATATGGCGGTATTATGACCATTTTTGGAAACGAAGGAAGCGAAATGCAAGCCTACCTAAAGAGAAAACTTGATCCCTATATTCCCACGATTTCTGTATCGACTATAAGGGATTCTGAAATATCAATAGCTACTGATTCCAAAACTATCTGGAAATCACTATGTACCGAACTTGTGGATAAATGGGCATCCAGTGAGCATAGAAGGAAAATGCTCACCCTTCATAATAGACAGTATTATAAAAGTCATAATTGTGTTTCTAAAAAGGGAGTAACAGCCCTTGTGAAGGAACTCTTGGATCCATCCCTCCATTGGAACATGGGAGTAATCAGCCATTTGATTGATGGCCTTGAGAGTGAATCAACAATAGCCCTAATAAAGGGGTTGTCCAACAAATACAAGAGAGCTAGCAGGCTTTCAAGTACCCTAAAAAACATATTGGGTATGCATGAAAATGCTGATTCTGAAATGGAAGCCACATTTGATGACTCCAaaacatcttcattttccGATGCAGAAATTGCTCTTCTTGAGAGGTCTCTTTTGGATGAACCAATTTCACCATTCATATTGTCAATGATACAGGGATTTTTAATGCACGAAAAGCTATGTATAATTTTAAACATGCAGAGAGGAACATCGGTTGAGTATACAATAGATGATGAATCATGGAATATAGTTTTAGATTTAGCAAGGCTTGCAACTGACGTACGAAAACAGGTAGAGGCAAATTGTGGATCTACTATGCCTATCATATTCATTCTTATCGCACCAAATGCCTATTTTTTAAGGGCCAAAGACCTCCTGGAAATCGCTAAAGAGCGCAATTCTGTGGTGAAAATGAAACGTTTAAACAAAGAGGAGACAGGAGAATTAATTTCTCACTGTCTAAATGTTGCAGATATACCAGACGAACTAGTCGAACATATTTACACTAATACTTCTGGAATGCCCCAATTTGTTTGTAAAAGCGTTCAGAGGCTTTTAGATGAAGGTCACATTAAAATTTCTACCGAAAACCAGGATGCATCAATGGAATGGTCTCCTGAGTATCTCATTTACTCCGAACCTGTAAAGGCAAGTGTATCTGTCAATCTAGAAAATGTTACGTTCATAGACGAGATGCGTTCATTTGCAATGACTAAAATTGACAGATTACAACCAAATGAACTTTTCATTGCAAAAGTTGCAAATATGCTGCCAGAACCATTTTCAGCAAAAAATCTGCTGGGAAGAAATCCAAAGATGTTAGATGATGCAGTTTTCATACAAATAGTTGAGTCACTTCTCAATTATGAAGTTCTAGAAATTGATGGCTCAGAGAATATGGATGTATCTTTGCATACAAAATTGAGCATTGACTCCTCTGTACAGTTTAAAATAGCGAATATGGCTATTAAAAGCGTAATTTCCGAACGAATTTTGGAAGATGAAAGGACATGGATCAAAGAACACTTTGTATAA
- a CDS encoding conserved hypothetical protein (encoded by transcript BEWA_015520A) produces the protein MAKDESHEEVVPLDKIELQSKNVVYGNTTYPYTTLMGFLDKNEQDDFFKGYKFKLWIKLLPFLSWDAERFLKYSTDDLVYGTEDSTAFFPLLPYLSNLAGKCLGLCHKFLIDKGFFNDGTELPKFMYIAIAGLLITNVSAIISAVLIYLLCWKLLLRRKCLNDLGDGYFDTGIRWTGVYEEVKFKKIERISYLASILYNICPAAIHASALYTESVFSLFSFLAILCLFEAEEIFYSKEYSSFLYTLQKYILEIAAVFLFFLCCFLRSNGIMLAIPLFFHTLRTCPLLSKFNILMEHYKPMWTERNERSSKLYFVIAAIFHWIKAAFYAATLALPLICLQFYGYVVYCLVTPLDDIKLLSFPKFLRAALTKGGIKRFLGRASLPTEHRSWCNSRFPNIYKHVQKEYWNLALFWILRNPVRLHMLLYTGGTIMICVFCLIRYKNFVRELYRKLYDYRLGQDGKTGGLCSKITLLVSLLSHPEVGLVLHLLSTLFTFLFYGHTNVLMRQTLCLIAYHLHFAIIVERIRHINHWKWESLCKLDIEIMVAFFLLLQNVLLCFIGIALFSNFLGWT, from the coding sequence ATGGCAAAGGATGAATCACATGAGGAAGTGGTTCCGCTGGATAAGATTGAATTACAAagtaaaaatgtagtatacGGCAATACAACGTATCCTTATACAACCCTCATGGgatttttggataaaaatgagcAGGACGACTTTTTCAAAGGCTATAAATTTAAGCTTTGGATAAAGTTACTGCCATTTCTCAGCTGGGATGCCGAGCGCTTTCTCAAATATTCTACAGATGATTTAGTATATGGAACTGAGGATTCCACAGCATTCTTCCCacttcttccatatttgtCTAATTTAGCAGGAAAATGTCTTGGGTTATGTCACAAATTTCTCATTGATAAAGGCTTTTTTAACGATGGAACAGAGCTACCTAAATTCATGTATATAGCAATAGCCGGTCTTTTAATCACAAATGTATCTGCAATAATATCTGCAGTTCTAATATATCTCTTGTGCTGGAAATTGCTACTCAGGCGAAAATGTTTAAACGATCTGGGAGATGGATATTTTGACACCGGAATACGTTGGACAGGAGTATATGAAGAAGTGAAATTTAAAAAAATTGAAAGAATTTCATATCTAGCAAGTATACTATATAACATCTGCCCTGCAGCAATTCACGCAAGTGCTCTATACACCGAGAGCGTCTTTTCACTCTTTTCTTTCCTTGCCATATTATGCTTATTTGAGGCTgaagaaatattttacagtAAAGAATACTCTAGTTTTTTATACACACTACAAAAGTACATTTTAGAAATCGCGGCTGTCTTTCTATTTTTTTTATGTTGTTTTCTAAGATCAAATGGTATCATGTTAGCGATTCCTCTATTCTTTCATACTCTCAGGACGTGCCCACTGTTGTCTAAatttaacattttaatggaacATTATAAACCAATGTGGACCGAAAGGAATGAAAGAAGCAGTAAACTATATTTTGTTATCGCAGCAATTTTTCATTGGATAAAGGCAGCATTTTATGCCGCTACGCTTGCATTGCCACTTATTTGCCTGCAGTTTTATGGATACGTTGTATATTGCCTAGTAACACCTTTGGATGATATAAAACTTTTGAGCTTCCCTAAATTTCTGCGGGCAGCACTTACTAAAGGTGGAATAAAAAGGTTTTTGGGAAGGGCTTCCCTACCAACAGAGCATAGAAGCTGGTGCAACTCGAGATTTCCAAACATATATAAACATGTACAAAAGGAATACTGGAACCTCGCTCTATTCTGGATCTTGAGGAATCCGGTACGGCTCCATATGCTTTTATACACTGGAGGAACAATTATGATTTGTGTATTCTGCTTGATTAGGTACAAGAACTTTGTCAGGGAACTATACAGGAAACTCTATGACTATAGATTGGGGCAAGATGGGAAAACTGGAGGTTTATGCTCAAAAATCACGCTTCTAGTCTCTTTACTTTCTCATCCAGAGGTTGGACTAGTGTTGCATTTATTATCAACCCTTTTTACTTTTTTATTCTATGGTCACACAAATGTGTTAATGAGACAAACTCTCTGTTTAATTGCCTATCATTTGCACTTTGCGATTATTGTGGAAAGGATACGTCATATTAACCACTGGAAATGGGAGAGTCTTTGCAAATTGGACATTGAAATAATGGTAGCGTTTTTCCTACTTTTGCAAAACGTTTTGCTCTGCTTTATTGGAATCgcattattttcaaattttttaGGATGGACCTAA
- a CDS encoding conserved hypothetical protein (encoded by transcript BEWA_015530A), whose protein sequence is MSKFDEKRFLSCFEQLTEFDAEKRKESINKILLDIETGDKATKNKEDEWRVGPLSTNREYKYKYALKDNILLQYTIDRLLKGIRSKRKNSRIGFTVALLSVLRVHIDNVDPGAVAKAILEYTNTKECVPSEVKDALCGRLFGIAILQRVGYFSLPQCVEYLSEICQSVWEVYDYKIYFQDAASILQFLIARDVYTATKDAEVSLSHVKDRISDLFDEANVDKTLKDEGVLSCPLMSLYALLHKYIYNGDSSLAVISQSPASQQNLPISLRYVSCIPRYHPVVPSFFHILIESADIQRVCISIDTLFESTVQNAFTAFRLYAVLLSKIGYKVIEHSRAYIQAIMKYNHASRDHPLKIIVSHTLHLLCGIFSKEASKQEYALQDHEIYGYIQAQMIDFKQMFDPEQHGRRVNMDIDDGSRISCIMHIGESCNFSMGSFSTFQKVIDTILRNSDVTKVYPYFKAEFCTVEASEAPTGESSNSKVSWMFAVLQLCVASHGDPALRLKMLGDFAKLCLNCTADLLPARTNSVITQLARILETCFKTKSFKTEETVHNVTSIYLEVGKATDKTGELIFDRLYNMSVKMDMTNLRLCVLSLALLLKMRHLKSQQNEVIEEFAEALCEAVQDLGDVRLQSATLSAIITDDHSPDFGLFHTIAKEIWRQLSGTLSLDVQKILVKNAVLYDIDEDEDDDTSEESESEDSESEKDQEESEDDEKSDESEEEEEDDDEDEKDEEQEDEGEDSDIELKTLSSVVDELLTVESGYSKVRMERRRLMQELTPDSLRMKIRYLDLLQAHFEGKSHDVFSMKSMVRLLNSYVKSVVMQEKDLKKGMKEVLVSYSNKVAKLIKGGPKTSTESPSDELRQLIIDLQTNIIKTLQTTRKVLDVTLDTFIHLCRMEKAIFGDTLSSTSVIYMGLLSSVFTKKCKIGTRFFVTLSRRLPSVFEGIDLLKITSECRVDFVQSEVLQIAEKTLEYVSGDALKKHMETYNLDSEFSGVDVEAFSSPGKTTERFIHLLDILSTKASEESKNGKSNERGLSLQLIKSLARVAVLVVKRISTSKNPKLLGNLKEKIQNLTKAVESSDPKRRKLVQPFNAVIKEINKL, encoded by the coding sequence ATGTCCAAATTTGACGAGAAGCGTTTTTTGTCCTGCTTTGAGCAGCTAACGGAATTTGATGCCGAAAAGCGGAAGGAATCCATCAACAAAATACTCTTAGACATAGAAACCGGAGATAAAGCCACAaagaataaagaagatgagtGGAGAGTTGGCCCATTATCCACAAATAGAGAgtataaatacaaatatgCACTTAAGGATAATATTCTACTGCAATACACCATTGATAGGCTTTTGAAAGGTATAAGATCcaaaaggaagaactcGAGGATCGGATTTACTGTAGCCTTACTCTCCGTTCTTAGGGTACATATCGATAACGTCGATCCAGGAGCAGTAGCGAAAGCTATTTTGGAGTATACCAATACAAAAGAATGTGTTCCGTCAGAGGTTAAGGATGCCCTATGCGGAAGGCTGTTCGGAATTGCTATTTTACAAAGGGTAGGATACTTTTCTCTGCCTCAGTGCGTAGAGTATTTGTCTGAAATTTGTCAAAGCGTATGGGAAGTTTATGATTATAAGATATACTTCCAGGATGCCGCATCGATTCTGCAATTTCTGATCGCTAGAGATGTTTATACCGCCACAAAGGATGCTGAAGTATCACTTAGTCATGTTAAAGACCGTATTTCTGATCTTTTTGATGAGGCAAATGTAGATAAAACACTCAAAGATGAAGGTGTATTATCTTGCCCTTTAATGAGCTTGTACGCACTTTTGCACAAGTATATATATAACGGAGATTCCTCTCTCGCTGTAATATCCCAATCTCCTGCATCTCAGCAAAATCTACCGATATCCCTTCGCTATGTTTCATGTATACCAAGGTATCATCCCGTTGTACCTTCCTTCTTTCACATTCTTATTGAGTCTGCGGATATTCAGAGGGTTTGTATTTCCATAGACACTCTTTTTGAATCCACGGTACAAAATGCATTCACTGCCTTTAGACTCTACGCGGTACTCCTCAGTAAAATTGGCTACAAGGTTATTGAGCATAGCAGGGCATACATACAAGCAATAATGAAATATAATCATGCTTCAAGGGATCACCCACTAAAAATTATTGTATCACATACTCTGCATCTACTATGTGGAATATTTAGCAAGGAGGCTTCAAAACAAGAATATGCTCTCCAAGATCACGAAATATACGGATATATACAAGCACAAATGATTGATTTTAAACAAATGTTTGATCCAGAACAACATGGGAGAAGAGTTAATATGGATATTGATGATGGATCCAGAATATCttgtataatgcatatAGGTGAATCTTGTAATTTTTCAATGGGCTCTTTTTCCACATTTCAGAAGGTCATTGATACTATTTTGAGGAACTCGGATGTAACAAAGGTCTATCCATATTTCAAGGCTGAATTTTGCACCGTTGAGGCATCTGAGGCACCTACTGGTGAGAGTAGCAATTCTAAGGTTTCATGGATGTTTGCAGTTCTTCAACTATGTGTGGCTTCTCACGGAGATCCCGCTCTTCGCCTCAAAATGTTAGGGGATTTCGCAAAGCTATGTCTAAACTGTACTGCTGATTTACTTCCAGCGCGCACAAATTCTGTGATAACCCAACTAGCAAGGATTCTAGAAACATgttttaaaacaaaatcaTTTAAAACTGAAGAAACAGTTCACAATGTAACATCAATATATCTAGAAGTTGGAAAAGCTACAGATAAAACTGGTGAATTAATATTTGATCGTCTTTACAACATGTCCGTAAAGATGGATATGACGAATCTAAGATTATGTGTGTTATCATTGGCGCTTTTGCTGAAGATGCGACATCTGAAATCTCAACAAAATGAAGTTATTGAGGAGTTTGCAGAAGCTCTATGTGAAGCAGTTCAAGATTTGGGTGATGTAAGGTTACAATCCGCTACACTTTCCGCGATTATTACCGATGATCACTCACCGGATTTTGGACTATTTCACACTATTGCAAAGGAAATTTGGAGGCAACTTTCAGGTACTCTAAGTCTAGATGTACAAAAGATACTTGTAAAAAACGCAGTTCTGTATGATattgatgaggatgaagatgatgacaCAAGCGAGGAATCTGAAAGTGAAGATTCAGAATCAGAAAAGGATCAAGAAGAGTCTGAAGACGACGAAAAAAGTGACgaatctgaggaagaggaagaagacgatgatgaagatgaaaaggatgaagaacaagaagATGAGGGTGAAGACTCAGATATTGAGCTAAAGACGCTTTCTTCTGTAGTTGATGAACTTTTAACTGTGGAGTCAGGATATTCCAAAGTGCGCATGGAGAGACGCCGTCTTATGCAAGAGTTAACGCCAGATTCTCTAAGAATGAAAATACGATATCTGGATCTCCTTCAAGCACACTTTGAGGGGAAATCACACGATGTTTTCAGCATGAAGTCTATGGTCAGGCTTTTGAACTCCTACGTTAAATCAGTTGTTATGCAAGAAAAGGATCTAAAAAAGGGCATGAAGGAAGTTTTAGTTTCTTATTCAAACAAGGTAGCAAAACTTATAAAGGGTGGGCCAAAAACATCTACTGAAAGTCCATCTGATGAACTGCGCCAATTAATAATAGACCTGCAGACAAACATTATAAAAACGCTGCAAACAACTAGGAAGGTGCTTGATGTTACACTTGACACATTTATTCACCTGTGTAGAATGGAGAAAGCTATATTTGGTGACACCCTATCTTCTACGTCTGTGATTTACATGGGACTTTTATCCTCTGTCTTTACaaaaaaatgcaaaattGGTACAAGATTCTTTGTCACACTTTCAAGGCGTCTTCCGTCAGTATTTGAGGGCATTGATCTACTTAAGATCACTTCAGAATGTCGCGTAGACTTTGTACAATCAGAGGTTCTCCAAATCGCTGAAAAAACACTGGAGTATGTTTCAGGAGACGCTCTAAAGAAACACATGGAAACCTACAATCTAGATAGCGAATTCTCCGGTGTTGATGTTGAGgcattttcatctccaggAAAGACAACCGAACGGttcattcatcttcttgaTATCTTGTCCACAAAAGCTAGTGAGGAAagcaagaatggaaaatctAATGAAAGAGGTTTATCACTTCAATTGATCAAGAGCCTAGCAAGAGTGGCGGTTTTAGTTGTTAAACGCATATCGACTTCCAAGAATCCAAAGCTCTTGGGTAATTTGAAGGAAAAAATCCAGAATCTTACAAAAGCAGTAGAATCTTCTGATCCAAAGCGCAGAAAGCTTGTGCAGCCATTCAATGCAGTTATAAAGGAAATCAATAAACTGTAA